A window of the Thalassoglobus sp. JC818 genome harbors these coding sequences:
- a CDS encoding heme-binding protein: protein MFSVFFCRASLKSCLPVLLCLTMLPAIGLGQKRAKPTAREDKQVASSEASNAIGNSATPVDRITVPDGFKVELLYSVPGDDQGSWVTLCTDNKGRILVSDQFGGLYRFAPPTAGTPLDPTQIEEVPANIRAINGMVWSHGALYAGVNDYEQKIPSGLYRVTDSDGDDNLDRVELLREVKSKGDHGVHAVVPSPDGESLFLITGNNARPPELAPSSPVVPVWGEDHLLPSMPDGRGHNRGVLAPGGIIYRVSLDGKSFEAYASGFRNIYDAAFNHEGELFTYDADMEYDFNTPWYRPTRICHVTSGAEFGWRNGAGKRPVFYEDNLPGILDIGPGSPTGMTFGYGAKFPAKYQNALYALDWSWGRLYAVHLSEEDSSYTATKEEFVTGAPLPITDAIIHPDDGAMYFTIGGRRVQSGLYRVTYVGDESTAPAEVTITQNDARETRHALEKFHGHHDPKAIETAWPYLADEDRFIRFAARTAVEHQPVEQWREKAFNEADSAIQVEALLALARVTGVCPQHRSGSGFEVDTTMRDQLLEKLTAIDVKKLNLTQQLTLIRTEQIVLNRFGQPSDEMIQKLISQLDPLFPSTSTELNWLLCETLAWLQSPAVAQKAIALMETVPTQEEQVQYARSIRMLTAGWTPELRQAYFEWFLDAANYRGGASFEKFMDFIRTDAIASLTETEKAEMAELLKRKPERKSPLDHLGQVLAGRPETNWTLDQLSVAAAQELAHRNYSNGRKMFAAGGCFACHRFKDEGGMTGPDLTSAGRRYSARDLLDQVIHPSKVINDQFSAITVATEDGMIHTGVVVNLSGDTMTLNTDFADPNKRVRINRNQIEDLIVSKTSPMPTGLLNRMTKDEVLDLVAYLLSSGDPEHQYFESNPSAE from the coding sequence ATGTTCAGCGTTTTCTTTTGTCGCGCTTCTCTGAAGTCCTGTCTGCCCGTTCTCCTCTGTCTGACGATGCTGCCTGCCATCGGGCTGGGTCAAAAGCGAGCGAAGCCAACCGCACGTGAGGACAAGCAAGTCGCTTCAAGCGAAGCTTCGAATGCAATCGGCAACAGTGCCACTCCGGTTGACCGGATCACTGTCCCGGATGGATTCAAAGTTGAATTGCTTTATTCGGTTCCCGGTGACGATCAAGGGTCGTGGGTCACACTCTGCACCGACAACAAAGGACGAATTCTCGTCAGTGATCAGTTTGGCGGTCTTTATCGCTTTGCTCCACCAACTGCGGGAACTCCTCTCGATCCGACTCAGATCGAAGAAGTCCCTGCAAACATCCGTGCCATCAATGGAATGGTGTGGTCGCACGGAGCACTTTATGCAGGAGTCAATGATTACGAGCAGAAGATTCCTTCGGGCTTATATCGAGTGACTGACAGCGACGGTGATGACAACCTTGATCGCGTCGAACTTCTAAGAGAAGTGAAGTCCAAGGGAGACCATGGCGTTCATGCTGTCGTTCCGAGCCCTGATGGAGAATCACTGTTCCTGATCACCGGCAACAACGCTCGTCCTCCGGAACTGGCACCGAGCTCACCCGTTGTCCCAGTCTGGGGAGAAGATCACTTGCTCCCCAGCATGCCCGATGGACGTGGACACAACCGCGGTGTTCTCGCACCGGGAGGGATTATCTATCGCGTTTCTCTGGATGGAAAAAGCTTCGAAGCATACGCATCGGGATTCCGAAACATCTATGACGCAGCCTTCAATCACGAAGGGGAATTATTCACATACGATGCAGACATGGAGTACGACTTCAACACTCCCTGGTATCGACCAACTCGAATCTGCCACGTAACCAGCGGAGCGGAATTCGGATGGCGGAACGGAGCCGGAAAGCGACCTGTCTTCTATGAAGACAACCTTCCCGGAATTCTGGACATTGGTCCTGGCTCGCCGACTGGAATGACGTTTGGATATGGCGCGAAGTTCCCTGCGAAATACCAGAACGCGTTGTACGCGCTCGATTGGAGTTGGGGTCGCCTGTACGCCGTCCATCTTTCGGAAGAGGACTCCTCTTATACCGCGACAAAAGAGGAATTCGTCACTGGAGCTCCACTGCCGATTACCGACGCCATTATTCATCCGGATGATGGAGCGATGTACTTCACGATCGGAGGGCGGAGAGTACAGTCAGGGCTGTATCGTGTCACCTACGTTGGTGACGAATCGACAGCACCTGCTGAGGTAACGATCACCCAAAACGACGCAAGAGAAACTCGACACGCACTCGAGAAGTTTCACGGACATCACGATCCGAAGGCAATTGAAACTGCGTGGCCTTATCTCGCTGACGAGGATCGATTCATTCGATTCGCTGCCCGAACTGCTGTCGAGCATCAACCGGTCGAACAATGGCGAGAGAAAGCATTCAACGAAGCTGACTCAGCCATTCAAGTTGAGGCGCTCCTCGCCCTTGCTCGCGTCACTGGTGTCTGCCCACAGCATCGATCGGGTTCAGGCTTCGAAGTCGACACCACAATGCGCGATCAACTCCTCGAAAAACTGACCGCAATCGATGTCAAGAAACTGAACCTAACGCAACAGTTAACGCTCATTCGCACCGAGCAAATTGTCTTGAATCGATTCGGTCAGCCCAGCGATGAGATGATTCAGAAATTGATCAGTCAGCTCGATCCGCTCTTTCCGTCGACTTCAACGGAACTGAACTGGCTGCTGTGTGAAACCCTCGCCTGGCTTCAATCCCCTGCTGTCGCTCAAAAAGCGATCGCACTGATGGAAACAGTTCCCACACAAGAAGAACAAGTCCAATACGCACGATCGATCCGGATGCTGACCGCCGGTTGGACTCCAGAACTCCGCCAAGCTTACTTCGAATGGTTTCTCGATGCAGCGAACTATCGCGGTGGGGCCAGCTTCGAAAAATTCATGGATTTCATTCGCACAGACGCCATCGCCTCTTTGACGGAAACTGAAAAAGCTGAGATGGCCGAACTGCTGAAGCGAAAGCCGGAGAGAAAGTCTCCTCTCGATCACCTGGGACAAGTGCTCGCTGGCCGACCAGAGACGAACTGGACACTCGATCAACTCTCTGTGGCTGCTGCTCAAGAACTCGCGCACAGAAACTATTCGAATGGCCGCAAGATGTTTGCAGCAGGTGGCTGTTTCGCCTGCCATCGTTTCAAAGACGAAGGCGGAATGACCGGGCCAGACTTAACCTCAGCCGGGCGTCGATACTCTGCTCGCGATCTTCTCGATCAAGTCATCCATCCGAGCAAAGTGATCAACGATCAGTTCTCCGCGATCACTGTCGCAACGGAAGACGGCATGATTCACACCGGTGTCGTCGTGAACTTGAGTGGAGACACCATGACCTTGAACACCGATTTCGCAGATCCGAATAAACGCGTTCGGATTAATAGAAATCAAATCGAAGATCTGATCGTTTCCAAAACGTCTCCGATGCCAACTGGGTTGTTAAACCGGATGACCAAAGACGAAGTTCTGGACCTCGTCGCTTATCTCCTGAGTTCCGGAGATCCTGAACATCAGTACTTTGAGAGTAATCCCTCAGCCGAATGA